A single window of Oncorhynchus clarkii lewisi isolate Uvic-CL-2024 chromosome 10, UVic_Ocla_1.0, whole genome shotgun sequence DNA harbors:
- the LOC139418830 gene encoding uncharacterized protein has translation MTDATTSAATTAAPTVDVTTTPPAVAKTTTTAVPAATTTTAVPVATTTTAVPAATTTTAVPAATTTTAVPAATTTTTGPAAATTTAFAPTDPPSSSEGTLILRFSLNEIFTSDLANPSSSAFKALAGKVVSEVNKIFSRTPSFLRSIVNSFKSGSVVTNMTLVFSNKSSVPSACSSQATFTISSTSLNILPGSVNVESSVNSGSAPRPTAFCLAFLPLTLALLMVQLLAN, from the exons ATGACTGATGCAACCACCTCCGCTGCAACAACTGCTGCTCCAACTGTAGATGTCACTACGACCCCTCCGGCAGTGGCCAAAACCACCACCACTGCTGTTCCGGCAGCAACCACCACCACCGCTGTTCCGGTAGCAACCACCACTACCGCTGTTCCGGCAGCAACCACCACCACCGCAGTTCCGGCAGCAACCACCACCACCGCTGTTCCGGCagcaaccaccaccaccactggtCCGGCAGCAGCCACCACCACTGCTTTCGCACCAACTGACCCTCCTTCTTCTAGTGAAGGAACCCTGATTCTTCGGTTCAGTCTCAATGAGATATTCACCTCGGATCTTGCCAACCCGTCCTCTTCAGCATTCAAGGCTCTGGCTGGCAAAGTGGTCTCAGAG GTGAACAAGATTTTTTCTAGAACCCCAAGCTTCCTTCGTTCCATTGTCAACTCATTCAA GAGTGGATCTGTAGTTACCAACATGACCCTCGTGTTCAGTAACAAATCTTCGGTTCCCAGCGCATGCAGCTCACAGGCAACTTTCACCATCAGTTCCACCTCCCTGAACATCCTACCGGGCAGCGTCAATGTTG AGTcatcagtcaattcaggaagtgctCCCCGACCCACTGCCTTCTGTCTGGCTTTCTTGCCTCTCACTTTGGCACTGCTAATGGTACAGTTGCTGGCTAACTAA